A genomic region of Streptomyces diastaticus subsp. diastaticus contains the following coding sequences:
- a CDS encoding allantoate amidohydrolase yields the protein MSQPRPASPTGTVRQAPDFLTMWRDLAPLGRHSASGGYRRYAWGGADRECRAWFREQAELRGLAHEVDRNGNQWAWHGASGWAEVGPGQAVATGSHLDSVPDGGAFDGPLGVVSAFAALDRLLERGAVPTRPIALVNFGDEEGARFGLACVGSRLATGRLSPADAGRLRDADGITLPAAMEAAGYDPDTLGPDPDRLSRIGAFVELHVEQGRSLDLTGDPVGIAGSIWPHGRWRYDFHGEANHAGTTRLGDRRDPMLTYAGTVLEARREAELAGAVATFGKVAVEPNGVNAIPSLVRGWLDSRAPDQASLDAVTGAVEAAARTRAARDGIALDVVRESFTPVVEFHRALGAELGRILDAPGMPPVPVLGTGAGHDAGILADSVPAAMLFVRNPTGVSHSPAEHATEDDCLAGVQALTDVLEGLACV from the coding sequence GTGTCCCAGCCCCGCCCCGCGAGCCCGACGGGCACCGTCCGCCAGGCCCCCGACTTCCTCACCATGTGGCGCGATCTCGCCCCCCTCGGCCGCCACTCCGCGAGCGGCGGCTACCGGCGCTACGCCTGGGGCGGTGCCGACCGCGAGTGCCGCGCCTGGTTCCGCGAACAGGCAGAGCTGCGCGGCCTGGCCCACGAGGTCGACCGCAACGGCAACCAGTGGGCCTGGCACGGCGCCTCCGGCTGGGCGGAGGTGGGCCCCGGCCAGGCCGTCGCCACCGGCTCCCACCTCGACTCCGTCCCCGACGGCGGCGCCTTCGACGGCCCCCTCGGCGTCGTCTCCGCCTTCGCCGCCCTCGACCGGCTGCTGGAGCGCGGCGCCGTCCCCACCCGCCCCATCGCGCTGGTCAACTTCGGCGACGAGGAAGGCGCCCGCTTCGGCCTCGCCTGCGTCGGCTCCCGCCTCGCCACCGGCCGCCTGTCCCCCGCCGACGCGGGCCGGCTCCGCGACGCCGACGGCATCACCCTGCCCGCCGCCATGGAGGCCGCCGGCTACGACCCGGACACCCTCGGCCCCGACCCCGACCGGCTCTCCCGGATCGGCGCCTTCGTCGAACTCCACGTCGAGCAGGGCCGCTCCCTCGACCTCACCGGCGATCCGGTCGGCATCGCCGGCTCCATCTGGCCGCACGGCCGCTGGCGGTACGACTTCCACGGCGAGGCCAACCACGCCGGCACCACCCGGCTCGGCGACCGCCGGGACCCGATGCTGACCTACGCCGGGACCGTCCTGGAGGCCCGCCGCGAAGCCGAACTCGCGGGCGCCGTCGCCACCTTCGGCAAGGTCGCCGTCGAACCCAACGGCGTCAACGCGATCCCCTCGCTGGTGCGGGGCTGGCTCGACTCCCGCGCCCCCGACCAGGCGAGCCTGGACGCCGTCACCGGCGCCGTCGAGGCCGCCGCCCGCACCCGGGCCGCCCGCGACGGCATCGCGCTGGACGTGGTCCGCGAGTCGTTCACCCCCGTGGTGGAGTTCCACCGGGCCCTCGGCGCCGAACTCGGCCGCATCCTCGACGCGCCGGGTATGCCGCCCGTGCCCGTCCTCGGCACCGGCGCCGGACACGACGCGGGCATCCTCGCCGACTCCGTACCGGCCGCCATGCTCTTCGTCCGCAACCCGACCGGCGTCTCCCACTCCCCGGCCGAACACGCCACCGAGGACGACTGCCTCGCCGGCGTCCAGGCCCTCACCGACGTCCTGGAGGGGCTCGCGTGCGTGTGA
- a CDS encoding RNA polymerase sigma factor SigF, whose protein sequence is MEDIMSPQLDAQTRLTASTAPLAHLSADGAGETQETREDSPVATATDDLPYDDPGHEFPVLLADLPEIPPYDEVGPLDARALSKTLFIRLETLVEGTSEFAYVRNTLVELNLALVKFAASRFRSRSEPMEDIIQVGTIGLIKAIDRFELSRGVEFPTFAMPTIIGEIKRFFRDTSWSVRVPRRLQELRLDLAKAGDELAQKLDRAPTVRELADRLGLSQEEVVEGMAASNAYTASSLDAQPEEDDSEGALADRIGYEDNGIEGIEYVESLKPLIAELPTRDRRILSLRFTANMTQSEIGEELGISQMHVSRLLTRTLNRLRKGLTVVE, encoded by the coding sequence ATGGAGGACATCATGTCACCCCAGCTCGACGCGCAGACCCGCCTGACGGCGTCGACCGCCCCACTCGCACACCTGTCCGCCGACGGCGCAGGGGAAACCCAGGAAACGCGCGAGGACTCTCCGGTGGCCACCGCCACCGACGACCTGCCTTATGACGACCCGGGCCACGAGTTCCCGGTCCTCCTCGCCGACCTGCCGGAGATCCCCCCGTACGACGAGGTGGGGCCGCTGGACGCCCGGGCGCTCTCCAAGACCCTCTTCATCCGGCTGGAGACGCTGGTGGAGGGCACCTCGGAGTTCGCCTACGTACGGAACACCCTGGTCGAGCTGAACCTCGCCCTGGTCAAGTTCGCCGCCTCGCGCTTCCGCTCCCGCAGCGAGCCGATGGAGGACATCATCCAGGTCGGCACGATCGGCCTGATCAAGGCGATCGACCGGTTCGAGCTGAGCCGTGGCGTGGAGTTCCCCACGTTCGCGATGCCGACGATCATCGGTGAGATCAAGCGGTTCTTCCGCGACACCTCCTGGTCGGTGCGGGTCCCGCGCCGACTCCAGGAACTGCGTCTGGACCTGGCGAAGGCCGGGGACGAGCTGGCGCAGAAGCTGGACCGCGCGCCGACCGTGCGCGAGCTCGCCGACCGCCTGGGCCTGAGCCAGGAGGAGGTCGTCGAGGGCATGGCGGCGTCCAACGCGTACACCGCCAGTTCGCTGGACGCCCAGCCCGAGGAGGACGACTCCGAGGGCGCGCTGGCCGACCGCATCGGCTACGAGGACAACGGCATCGAGGGCATCGAGTACGTCGAGTCGCTCAAGCCGCTGATCGCGGAGCTTCCCACGCGTGACCGCCGCATCCTCTCGCTGCGTTTCACCGCCAACATGACGCAGTCGGAGATCGGCGAGGAGCTCGGCATCTCCCAGATGCACGTCTCCCGTCTGCTGACCCGCACGCTCAACCGGCTCCGGAAGGGGCTGACGGTGGTGGAGTGA
- the hutI gene encoding imidazolonepropionase encodes MSGTVVVVRSGYGNEQAGSTAVVGIASLVTNDPAQGDGSPLGVIREAAVVIEGDRIVWTGESARVPVTDHVSDAGGRAVVPGFVDSHSHLVFAGDRTEEFAARMSGRPYSAGGIRTTVAATRAASDEALSANVARYLAEALRQGTTTFETKSGYGLTVEDEARCLRVAAAHTDEVTYLGAHIVAPEYADDPAGYVDLVTGPMLDACAPYARWVDVFCERGAFDGDAARAILTAGRAKGLVPRVHANQLGHGPGVQLAVELDAASADHCTHLTDADVDALAAGRTVATLLPGAEFSTRAPWPDARRLLDAGATVALSTDCNPGSSFTSSVPFCVALAVRDMGMTPDEALWAATAGGAAALRRDDVGRLAPGARADLVLLDAPSHVHLAYRPGVPLVAGVWRAGRPVVPLG; translated from the coding sequence ATGTCAGGAACGGTGGTTGTGGTGCGGAGCGGGTACGGGAACGAGCAGGCCGGATCGACGGCGGTGGTGGGGATCGCCTCACTGGTGACCAACGACCCCGCGCAGGGCGACGGTTCGCCGCTCGGGGTGATCCGGGAGGCGGCCGTGGTCATCGAGGGCGACCGGATCGTGTGGACGGGGGAGAGCGCCCGCGTCCCCGTCACCGACCACGTCAGCGACGCGGGCGGCCGGGCCGTCGTCCCCGGCTTCGTCGACTCCCACTCGCACCTCGTCTTCGCGGGCGACCGCACCGAGGAGTTCGCCGCCCGCATGTCCGGCCGCCCCTACAGCGCCGGAGGCATCCGCACCACCGTCGCCGCCACCCGGGCCGCGAGCGACGAGGCCCTCTCGGCCAACGTCGCCCGCTACCTCGCCGAGGCGCTGCGCCAGGGCACCACCACCTTCGAGACCAAGTCCGGCTACGGCCTCACCGTCGAGGACGAGGCCCGCTGCCTGCGCGTCGCCGCCGCCCACACCGACGAGGTCACCTACCTCGGCGCCCACATCGTCGCCCCCGAGTACGCCGACGACCCCGCCGGCTACGTCGACCTCGTCACCGGGCCCATGCTGGACGCCTGCGCGCCGTACGCCCGGTGGGTCGACGTCTTCTGCGAACGCGGAGCCTTCGACGGCGACGCCGCCCGCGCGATCCTCACCGCCGGGCGCGCCAAGGGCCTCGTCCCGCGCGTCCACGCCAACCAGCTCGGTCACGGCCCCGGCGTCCAGCTCGCCGTGGAACTCGACGCCGCCAGTGCCGACCACTGCACCCACCTCACCGACGCCGACGTGGACGCGCTCGCCGCCGGCCGGACCGTCGCCACCCTGCTGCCCGGCGCCGAGTTCTCCACCCGCGCCCCCTGGCCCGACGCCCGCCGGCTGCTCGACGCCGGGGCCACCGTGGCGCTCTCCACCGACTGCAACCCCGGCTCCTCCTTCACCTCCTCCGTGCCCTTCTGCGTCGCCCTCGCCGTCCGCGACATGGGGATGACCCCGGACGAGGCGCTCTGGGCGGCCACCGCGGGCGGGGCCGCCGCCCTGCGCCGCGACGACGTGGGCCGTCTGGCCCCCGGCGCCCGGGCCGACCTGGTCCTCCTCGACGCGCCCAGCCACGTCCACCTCGCCTACCGGCCGGGGGTGCCGCTGGTGGCGGGCGTCTGGCGGGCCGGCCGGCCGGTGGTCCCGCTGGGCTGA
- a CDS encoding formimidoylglutamate deiminase, translating into MTTYWLEHGWVGERVEDGVVVDLVPPDAPGPVPVDEELGNGATAPGPVPPGHILAVRTGVATPPAGAVRLPGLTLPGLANAHSHAFHRALRATAQVGSGTFWTWRETMYRFAAALTPDSYHALARAVYAEMALAGITAVGEFHYLHHQPDGRPYDNPNAMGEALIAAAADAGVRLTLLDTAYLSSGFGAEPDRHQRRFSDTTAEEWAARADLLRGDSHTLIGAAVHSVRAVPAEQLATVAEFARRRGAPLHVHLSEQRAENEACLAATGRTPAQLLADHGVLGPGTTGVHNTHLTDEDISLIGTSSTGTCMCPTTERDLADGIGPAPRLQRAGSPLSLGSDSHAVIDLFEEARALELNERLRSRTRGHWTAAALLRAATADGHAALGRPEAGTLAPGAPGDLTTLALDTVRTAGAPPLLGAETAVFAAGAADVRHVLVGGRVIVRDGRHVTLPETGRALAEAVAAVQDGGRAAAR; encoded by the coding sequence GTGACCACCTACTGGCTGGAGCACGGCTGGGTCGGCGAGCGCGTCGAGGACGGTGTCGTCGTGGACCTCGTCCCCCCGGACGCCCCCGGACCCGTACCCGTCGACGAGGAGCTGGGAAACGGCGCCACCGCGCCAGGCCCCGTCCCGCCCGGCCACATCCTCGCCGTCCGCACCGGCGTCGCCACACCGCCGGCCGGCGCCGTCCGGCTGCCGGGCCTCACCCTGCCCGGCCTCGCCAACGCCCACTCGCACGCCTTCCACCGCGCGCTGCGCGCCACCGCGCAGGTCGGCTCCGGTACTTTCTGGACCTGGCGCGAGACCATGTACCGCTTCGCCGCCGCCCTCACCCCGGACAGCTACCACGCGCTGGCCCGTGCCGTGTACGCGGAGATGGCGCTCGCCGGGATCACCGCGGTCGGCGAGTTCCACTACCTGCACCACCAGCCCGACGGCCGCCCCTACGACAACCCCAACGCCATGGGCGAGGCGCTGATCGCGGCCGCCGCCGACGCGGGCGTCCGCCTCACCCTGCTCGACACCGCCTACCTCTCCTCCGGTTTCGGCGCCGAGCCCGACCGCCACCAGCGCCGGTTCAGCGACACCACCGCCGAGGAGTGGGCCGCCCGCGCCGACCTACTGCGCGGCGACAGCCACACCCTGATCGGCGCCGCCGTCCACTCGGTACGCGCCGTCCCCGCCGAGCAGCTCGCCACCGTCGCCGAGTTCGCCCGGCGCCGCGGCGCGCCCCTGCACGTCCACCTCTCCGAACAGCGCGCCGAGAACGAGGCGTGCCTCGCCGCCACCGGCCGCACCCCGGCCCAGCTCCTCGCCGACCACGGCGTCCTCGGCCCCGGCACCACCGGCGTGCACAACACCCACCTCACCGACGAGGACATCAGCCTCATCGGCACCAGCTCCACCGGCACCTGCATGTGCCCCACCACCGAACGCGACCTCGCCGACGGCATCGGTCCCGCCCCCCGCCTCCAGCGCGCCGGCAGCCCGCTCAGCCTCGGCAGCGACAGCCACGCCGTCATCGACCTCTTCGAGGAGGCCCGCGCCCTCGAACTGAACGAGCGGCTGCGCAGCCGCACCCGCGGCCACTGGACCGCCGCCGCCCTGCTGCGCGCCGCCACCGCCGACGGCCACGCCGCCCTCGGCCGCCCCGAGGCCGGCACGCTCGCCCCCGGCGCCCCCGGCGACCTCACCACGCTCGCGCTCGACACCGTGCGGACGGCCGGGGCGCCGCCGCTGCTCGGTGCGGAGACCGCCGTCTTCGCGGCGGGCGCCGCCGATGTGCGGCACGTGCTGGTGGGCGGCCGGGTGATCGTCCGCGACGGACGCCACGTCACGCTGCCGGAGACCGGCCGGGCGCTGGCCGAGGCGGTGGCCGCGGTCCAAGACGGGGGCCGGGCGGCGGCGCGGTGA
- a CDS encoding GtrA family protein → MSPAPGEPTPAATAPAGSALRERVRRLVREIARFGAVGGAGVLVNLAVFNLVRHVTELPVVRASVLATVVAIVFNYLGFRYFAYRDRDKGGRTREMTLFLAFSVVGLVIENGILYTGTYGLGFDGRLESNVLKFTGIGVATLFRFWSYRTWVFRAPAAVRATEAAEPVREPVASGPSAGRG, encoded by the coding sequence ATGAGTCCTGCACCGGGAGAACCGACGCCCGCCGCCACCGCACCGGCCGGGTCCGCGCTCCGGGAGCGGGTACGGCGGCTGGTGCGCGAGATCGCCAGGTTCGGCGCGGTCGGCGGGGCCGGCGTCCTGGTCAACCTCGCCGTCTTCAACCTCGTGCGGCACGTCACCGAACTCCCGGTGGTCCGCGCCAGCGTCCTCGCCACCGTGGTGGCGATCGTCTTCAACTACCTAGGGTTCCGCTACTTCGCGTACCGCGACCGCGACAAGGGCGGCCGGACCCGGGAGATGACCCTCTTCCTCGCCTTCAGCGTGGTCGGCCTGGTCATCGAGAACGGCATCCTCTACACCGGCACCTACGGCCTGGGGTTCGACGGCCGGCTGGAGTCGAACGTCCTGAAGTTCACCGGCATCGGCGTCGCCACCCTCTTCCGCTTCTGGTCCTACCGCACCTGGGTCTTCCGCGCCCCCGCCGCCGTCCGCGCCACCGAGGCCGCCGAGCCGGTACGCGAGCCCGTCGCCTCCGGCCCGTCCGCCGGCCGCGGCTGA
- a CDS encoding response regulator transcription factor — translation MTRVLLAEDDASISEPLARALRREGYEVEVRQDGPTALDAGLRGGVDLVVLDLGLPGMDGLEVARRLRSDGHTVPILILTARADEVDTVVGLDAGADDYVTKPFRLAELLARVRALLRRGAAEPPQPAATHGVRIDVESHRAWMGDEELQLTAKEFDLLRVLVRDAGRVVTRDQLMREVWDTTWWSSTKTLDMHISWLRKKLGDDAANPRYIATVRGVGFRFEKS, via the coding sequence ATGACCCGTGTACTGCTCGCCGAGGACGACGCGTCCATCTCGGAGCCCCTGGCCCGTGCCCTGCGCAGAGAGGGGTACGAGGTGGAAGTCCGGCAGGACGGGCCCACCGCCCTCGATGCCGGACTGCGAGGCGGAGTCGACCTCGTCGTCCTCGACCTGGGGCTGCCCGGCATGGACGGCCTGGAGGTCGCCCGCAGGCTCCGTTCCGACGGTCACACGGTCCCCATCCTCATCCTCACCGCCCGCGCGGACGAGGTGGACACCGTCGTCGGGCTCGACGCGGGCGCCGACGACTACGTCACCAAGCCCTTCCGCCTCGCCGAGTTGCTGGCCCGGGTCCGGGCCCTGCTGCGGCGCGGGGCCGCCGAACCGCCCCAGCCCGCCGCGACGCACGGCGTCCGGATCGACGTCGAGTCGCACCGGGCCTGGATGGGCGACGAGGAACTCCAGCTCACCGCCAAGGAGTTCGACCTGCTGCGGGTTCTGGTGCGGGACGCCGGCCGGGTCGTCACCCGCGACCAGCTCATGCGCGAGGTCTGGGACACCACCTGGTGGTCCTCGACCAAGACCCTCGACATGCACATCTCCTGGCTGCGCAAGAAACTCGGCGACGACGCGGCCAACCCCCGTTACATCGCCACCGTGCGCGGTGTCGGCTTCCGCTTCGAGAAGTCCTGA
- a CDS encoding peptide MFS transporter gives MASSLTKDAAGNSGPQKTFFGHPRGLATLFLTEMWERFSYYGMRALLPLYLVAPGGLGLDVPTATAITSLYMALVYLLALPGGWFGDRYWGPRKTVAIAAGVVMAGHLSLALPGTVMFYFGLLLVALGSGLLKANISTMVGHLYDGPNDPRRDGGFTVFYMGINIGAFVAPLVIGTVGQNVGWHWGFALAAIGMGLGLLQFLAFGRDLSPRSSEVPKPLTAAERTVVLRKGLIWLLIAAVFYGVVGFSGSFTLSWVTIPLIALGLIIPVAVLARMKRDKELTGAEQSKLTAYLWFFAAAAIFWMIYDQGATTLALFADGKVDNQVLGWEFPVSWFQSVNPILVMALAPVFAWIWLYLNRKGKEPSTIAKFAGGLMLVGISFFVFLLPLTDSSGGTLVSPWWLVVIYFFQTTAELMLSPVGLSVTTKMAPAKYASQMMGVWFLAVTAGDSVTGLLSEAGADLNRTGVVALEAVLAFLAGVAIFMYRRKVKALMGEIR, from the coding sequence ATGGCGTCCAGCCTGACGAAGGACGCGGCCGGCAACTCCGGTCCGCAGAAGACCTTCTTCGGCCACCCCCGCGGACTGGCCACACTCTTCCTCACAGAGATGTGGGAGCGCTTCAGCTACTACGGTATGCGCGCGCTCCTCCCGCTCTACCTGGTCGCGCCCGGCGGGCTCGGCCTCGACGTGCCGACCGCGACCGCCATCACCTCGCTCTACATGGCCCTCGTGTACCTGCTCGCCCTGCCCGGCGGCTGGTTCGGTGACCGCTACTGGGGCCCGCGCAAGACCGTCGCCATCGCGGCGGGCGTCGTCATGGCCGGTCACCTGTCGCTGGCTCTGCCCGGCACGGTGATGTTCTACTTCGGCCTGCTCCTGGTCGCCCTCGGCTCCGGCCTGCTGAAGGCCAACATCTCCACGATGGTCGGCCACCTCTACGACGGTCCCAACGACCCCCGCCGCGACGGCGGCTTCACCGTCTTCTACATGGGCATCAACATCGGCGCGTTCGTCGCGCCGCTGGTGATCGGCACCGTCGGGCAGAACGTCGGCTGGCACTGGGGCTTCGCCCTCGCCGCCATCGGCATGGGCCTGGGCCTGCTCCAGTTCCTCGCCTTCGGCCGGGACCTCAGCCCGCGCTCCTCCGAGGTCCCGAAGCCGCTCACCGCCGCCGAGCGGACCGTCGTGCTGCGCAAGGGCCTGATCTGGCTGCTGATCGCCGCGGTCTTCTACGGCGTCGTCGGCTTCAGCGGCAGCTTCACCCTGAGCTGGGTCACCATTCCGCTGATCGCCCTCGGCCTGATCATCCCCGTCGCCGTGCTCGCCCGGATGAAGCGCGACAAGGAACTCACCGGCGCCGAGCAGTCCAAGCTCACCGCCTACCTGTGGTTCTTCGCCGCCGCCGCGATCTTCTGGATGATCTACGACCAGGGCGCCACCACGCTGGCCCTCTTCGCGGACGGCAAGGTCGACAACCAGGTCCTCGGCTGGGAGTTCCCGGTCTCCTGGTTCCAGTCGGTCAACCCGATCCTGGTCATGGCGCTCGCGCCGGTCTTCGCCTGGATCTGGCTCTACCTCAACCGCAAGGGCAAGGAGCCGAGCACGATCGCCAAGTTCGCCGGCGGTCTGATGCTGGTCGGCATCTCCTTCTTCGTCTTCCTGCTCCCGCTGACCGACAGCTCCGGCGGCACGCTGGTCAGCCCGTGGTGGCTGGTCGTCATCTACTTCTTCCAGACCACGGCCGAGCTGATGCTCTCGCCCGTCGGCCTGTCGGTGACGACGAAGATGGCTCCGGCGAAGTACGCCTCCCAGATGATGGGTGTCTGGTTCCTCGCGGTCACCGCGGGCGACAGCGTCACCGGGCTGCTCTCCGAGGCCGGGGCGGATCTCAACCGCACCGGCGTGGTGGCCCTGGAGGCGGTGCTCGCCTTCCTGGCCGGTGTGGCGATCTTCATGTACCGCCGCAAGGTCAAGGCCCTCATGGGCGAGATCCGCTGA
- a CDS encoding ATP-binding protein, with amino-acid sequence MSTTRPSLPGDRGPETDANVAPGPLAPVERLVRKLGLADATGIVPMARDFTRQALYDWGWLPAPNAERRAAAEDVLLVVSELVTNACLHADGPQELRVGAQGKVLRLEVADKGAGEPAPRTPHRAGRPGGHGMFIVQRLCLDWGVLRVPGVPGKTVWAELAAPDDLPPPTSA; translated from the coding sequence ATGAGCACCACCCGGCCCTCGTTGCCGGGCGACCGCGGGCCCGAGACGGACGCGAACGTCGCCCCGGGGCCCCTGGCGCCCGTGGAGCGCCTGGTGCGCAAGCTCGGGCTCGCCGACGCCACCGGCATCGTCCCCATGGCCCGGGACTTCACCCGGCAGGCCCTCTACGACTGGGGCTGGCTGCCGGCGCCCAACGCCGAGCGCAGGGCCGCCGCGGAGGACGTGCTGCTGGTCGTCTCCGAGCTGGTCACCAACGCGTGCCTGCACGCGGACGGGCCGCAGGAGTTGCGCGTGGGCGCGCAGGGGAAGGTGCTCCGGCTCGAAGTCGCCGACAAGGGCGCCGGGGAGCCTGCTCCCCGTACGCCTCACCGGGCCGGGCGGCCCGGGGGGCACGGGATGTTCATCGTCCAGCGGCTCTGCCTCGACTGGGGCGTCCTGCGCGTCCCCGGTGTCCCCGGCAAGACCGTCTGGGCCGAACTCGCCGCCCCCGACGACCTCCCGCCCCCCACCTCCGCCTGA
- a CDS encoding ATP-binding protein: MRRRLINSTLAVVLVVIAVFGGSLVLVETRTITNSAQESVESEALRLASIVDSRLISEEHVSAGLLRDQIAAKRYARIEIPGRDAIEIGERPDGDTIEARATGEEGESVLVQEPRAAVTGEVGRTLLIIGGVALLAVVAAVLLAVRQGNRLAAPLTDLAETAERLGSGDPRPRHKRYGVPELDRVADVLDGSAERIARMLTAERRLAADASHQLRTPLTALSMRLDEITLTEDLETVREEATIALGQVERLTDVVERLLTNARDPMTGSAVAFDLYEVVKQQLEEWRPAYRSEGRAIVCSGRRDLRAVATPGAVAQVLAALIENSLMHGGGTVALRTRVTGNQAVVEVADEGPGVPADLGARIFERAISGRNSTGIGLAVARDLAEADGGRLEMLQAHPAVFGLFLSRAPEE; encoded by the coding sequence GTGCGCCGCCGACTGATCAACTCCACCCTCGCCGTGGTGCTCGTGGTGATCGCCGTCTTCGGCGGCTCCCTGGTGCTCGTGGAGACCCGCACCATCACCAACAGCGCCCAGGAGAGCGTGGAGTCCGAGGCGCTGCGCCTCGCCTCCATCGTCGACAGCCGCCTGATCAGCGAGGAACACGTCAGCGCGGGCCTGCTGCGCGACCAGATCGCCGCCAAGCGCTACGCCCGCATCGAGATCCCCGGCCGGGACGCCATCGAGATCGGCGAGCGGCCCGACGGCGACACCATCGAGGCCCGCGCCACCGGCGAGGAGGGCGAGTCCGTCCTGGTGCAGGAGCCGCGCGCCGCCGTCACCGGTGAGGTGGGCCGCACCCTGCTGATCATCGGCGGGGTCGCCCTCCTCGCGGTCGTCGCCGCCGTACTGCTCGCCGTGCGCCAGGGCAACCGGCTCGCCGCACCGCTGACCGACCTCGCCGAGACCGCCGAGCGCCTCGGCTCGGGCGATCCCCGCCCGCGCCACAAGCGGTACGGCGTGCCCGAGCTGGACCGGGTCGCCGACGTGCTCGACGGCTCGGCCGAGCGGATCGCCCGGATGCTCACCGCCGAGCGACGGCTCGCCGCGGACGCCTCGCACCAGCTCCGCACCCCGCTGACCGCCCTGTCCATGCGGCTGGACGAGATCACCCTCACCGAGGACCTGGAGACGGTGCGCGAGGAGGCGACCATCGCGCTGGGCCAGGTGGAGCGCCTGACCGACGTGGTCGAGCGGCTGCTGACCAACGCCCGCGACCCGATGACCGGCTCGGCGGTCGCCTTCGACCTGTACGAGGTGGTCAAGCAGCAACTGGAGGAGTGGCGGCCCGCGTACCGCTCCGAGGGACGGGCCATCGTCTGCTCCGGCCGCCGCGACCTGCGGGCCGTGGCCACCCCCGGCGCGGTCGCCCAGGTGCTGGCGGCGCTGATCGAGAACTCCCTCATGCACGGCGGGGGCACGGTGGCGCTGCGGACCAGGGTGACCGGGAACCAGGCCGTGGTCGAGGTCGCCGACGAGGGCCCCGGCGTCCCCGCCGACCTGGGCGCGCGGATCTTCGAGCGGGCGATCAGCGGGCGTAACTCCACCGGGATCGGGCTGGCCGTCGCCCGGGACCTCGCGGAGGCGGACGGCGGGCGGCTGGAGATGCTCCAGGCCCACCCGGCGGTCTTCGGCCTCTTCCTCTCGCGCGCGCCCGAGGAGTGA
- a CDS encoding STAS domain-containing protein — MDRQTVGSTQRGRLRVDVRNEGSSAVVTPAGELDHHTADLLREPLEEAVSQGRARLVVDCSQLEFCDSTGLNVLLGARLKAEAAGGGVHLVAMRPVVARVFQITGAEAVFTVHDSLESALAD, encoded by the coding sequence ATGGACCGCCAGACGGTCGGCAGCACCCAGCGGGGCCGACTCCGTGTAGACGTCCGGAACGAGGGCAGCAGTGCCGTGGTGACTCCGGCGGGTGAGTTGGACCACCACACCGCCGACCTGCTCCGCGAACCCCTCGAAGAGGCCGTATCCCAAGGCAGGGCGCGTCTGGTCGTGGACTGCTCGCAACTGGAGTTCTGCGATTCCACCGGGCTCAACGTCCTGCTCGGCGCCCGTCTGAAGGCGGAGGCCGCGGGAGGCGGGGTCCACCTCGTCGCGATGCGGCCGGTGGTCGCGCGCGTCTTCCAGATCACCGGGGCCGAGGCGGTCTTCACCGTCCACGACTCCCTCGAGTCCGCGCTCGCCGACTGA